GTTATAACAGATTACTGTCCTATTGCTGTAATTTTTACGTAATTAATGTCGCTACATGTCGACAAATCAAGATATCACATTCGACTTAGATGAAAGTGAGATTGACAGTGTCGaagtgtataatatattatatacctaggtcacacggTCACTCTCCCTGGGATTGTATTTTTACAGCGACGACGGTGGGAGGGCCGAGTAACCGGTCGTGGTCCCTAAaattgtgaggggagcacgaTCGGTGAAACCAAGAACAGTCCCAGCGTCCAGCGACTGTGCACCGGGTGGGCGcggacaccgccgctggacgctaAAAGGCGTCGCAACTGAGGCGAGCAGTCTGCGGCGCCTTCGCCTTCAGCAGTTGTATTTCACCCTCCAACTTCCCTACGGCTACTCTAGTCCCTAAAAGTTAATCTCGTCCACCTCAGCATTGTGACCGAAGGTCGATGGTGGGCCCCAAATACTTCGCGGGGGGCTCCGCCGTCGGACTTCGATCACAAATCTCTTTCGAAAACTTTTTCGACATACCCACTACGTGTAGCCGCCATGTCTTACCCCACCAATGTACCTTTTCCACCACACATCCATCCCAAATCCCGCGTAGCAGGGCAGGCAGCAGTTACGCGGAAACTCCAGGTAGCCTGTGAATACAGACTGCCACTGcgtccggaggcaaccgtgataaaaagcctagaggagtaaacctcaataaaataATCCCCACTATCACGATGGAAGGCATCCTGCCAAAGATGtgagagatgcgagggttagagcatcacaaacgatcccttagagatacctggcgacctcccgaagtacCTAAGCCTTAGCGcagtaagggcgcactgccgcgcCTGACGTATAGCACGTCCCTGCTCGTGGGACCATTTATgagtaatataaaaaaaaaaacaaaactgacAGGTGACAACAATGACGACCATCGGCGAGATAATATGGACAATGCAACGGAGACTGATAAAAAGAATAGGGAAGAACAGTCGCAAGACGACTTAAAAAAAGAATTGGAAGGAGAAATGATGAATAGTGTTGAGAGGGAACTTGTAAGAAGACACAAAAAATGAATAGGTCAACTGTTGCAAAGCAGTCGACATTAGTAGAGGAGGAAATGATAGAATATAGTGAAAACGAGGAAGAACAGATAGGGGAGAAACAACCACAGGAGGAAGAAGTAGACAACATTAAAGAAGGATGGCAGAGTATCGAAGAAAGTGTGCTGGCGTCAATCTTCCTAGATGAATATCAGCGTAAGGAGATCATAAACATCAAAAAAAGGAAAGCTGAAAGCATGGAGAGGATAAATGACCTCAAGAGGGAAAGGCTGGAGGAGAGCATACGGTTTCTAAATGAATCCAAACAGGAAAAAATAAATAGGAAATTGGAG
This genomic window from Diabrotica virgifera virgifera chromosome 1, PGI_DIABVI_V3a contains:
- the LOC114332017 gene encoding arginine and glutamate-rich protein 1-B-like: MNRSTVAKQSTLVEEEMIEYSENEEEQIGEKQPQEEEVDNIKEGWQSIEESVLASIFLDEYQRKEIINIKKRKAESMERINDLKRERLEESIRFLNESKQEKINRKLEELNTKFEEMFNKLSEQLKEKVEMDNDLKKLIGIIKSTNNKKEEDSTTEKTPNELKCDHCKLKVEQERQKQEQ